The proteins below come from a single Tachypleus tridentatus isolate NWPU-2018 chromosome 13, ASM421037v1, whole genome shotgun sequence genomic window:
- the LOC143237968 gene encoding flavin-containing monooxygenase 5-like produces the protein MTVCKRICIIGGGSSGLTSIKACLEEGLEPICFEKTDQLGGLWRYRDEDLDGLASVMKSTIINSSKEMSAYSDFPPPKEFPNYMHNSYMIKYIEMYAEKFDLGRHIRFRHEILRVLENDDFDETGRWKVTIRVIDRNISFDDVFDGVMVCTGHHVYPDIPLFPGIEKFKGKVIHTHSYKKPDGFSDKKVVIVGVGNSGGDVAVELSQIADKVYLSTRSGCWVIHRVGPSGMPFDATFLRRSWNIIWRSIPFNLLCYFSENYINNRFNHEMYQIKPRHRIFGQHPMVNDALPNRILSGTVELKGNIKTFTEKGVIFEGEEEESEVDVIILATGYKFQFPFIDQQILSTENNHVDLYKYVIPYKLKHPSLAFIALAQPVGALFPIGEIQARWFALLMSEKTKLPPLGDMTADIKRKREDMAKRYYESPRNTVQIDWIPYMDEVSSLINAKPKLLPLLLTDPGLFWNCIFGPCLPYQYRLNGPHPWPDAKKTIMTYEDRVRCALKTRHSSRTKEIMQSSGFLKLLMSFVFLILLAFVLSVLF, from the exons atgacagtATGTAAACGGATCTGTATAATCGGTGGAGGGTCCAGCGGACTGACCTCCATCAAAGCGTGTCTGGAAGAGGGGTTGGAGCCAATTTGCTTCGAAAAGACTGACCAGCTTGGTGGTCTTTGGCGATATCGAGATGAGGATTTAGACGGTTTAGCCTCTGTGATGAAGTCCACAATTATAAACAGTAGTAAGGAAATGAGCGCCTACAGCGATTTTCCTCCCCCAAAAGAATTTCCCAACTACATGCATAACAGCTACATGATCAAGTACATTGAAATGTACGCTGAAAAGTTTGACCTGGGTCGTCACATCCGGTTTCGACACGAAATCCTTAGAGTTCTTGAAAATGACGACTTCGATGAAACTGGACGCTGGAAAGTAACAATCCGGGTCATTGATAGAAACATAAGTTTCGATGATGTTTTTGATGGGGTCATGGTATGCACTGGACATCACGTATATCCTGACATCCCCCTTTTCCCTGGAATAGAGAAGTTTAAAGGCAAGGTCATCCACACTCACAGTTACAAGAAACCTGATGGATTTAGCGACAAAAAGGTCGTAATTGTGGGCGTTGGGAATTCAGGAGGAGACGTAGCTGTTGAACTGAGTCAAATAGCTGATAAG GTGTATCTAAGTACCAGGAGTGGTTGTTGGGTTATTCACCGAGTGGGGCCTAGTGGCATGCCTTTTGATGCTACATTCCTCAGACGATCATGGAATATAATTTGGCGAAGTATTCCTTTTAATCTGCTGTGTTACTTCTCAGAGAACTACATCAATAATCGGTTCAACCATGAGATGTATCAGATCAAACCGAGACATCGCATCTTTGGACAGCACCCTATGGTCAACGATGCCTTACCCAACAGAATTTTGAGTGGAACGGTAGAACTAAAaggaaacattaaaacattcactGAGAAAGGGGTTATTTTTGAAGGGGAGGAAGAAGAAAGCGAAGTTGATGTCATCATCCTAGCAACTGGATATAAATTCCAGTTTCCTTTTATAGACCAACAGATCCTCTCTACTGAAAACAACCATGTGGACTTGTACAAGTACGTGATACCCTACAAACTCAAACACCCATCTCTAGCTTTCATTGCACTGGCCCAGCCAGTTGGGGCTTTGTTTCCCATAGGTGAGATCCAGGCTCGCTGGTTCGCCCTGCTGATGTCCGAGAAGACGAAGCTCCCACCTTTAGGAGACATGACAGCAGACATCAAGAGGAAGCGTGAAGACATGGCCAAGAGGTACTATGAAAGCCCACGAAATACTGTTCAGATTGACTGGATACCCTATATGGATGAGGTATCTTCACTTATTAATGCCAAGCCTAAACTGCTTCCTCTCCTCTTAACTGACCCCGGTCTCTTCTGGAATTGTATCTTCGGACCCTGTCTTCCGTACCAGTATCGACTGAACGGTCCTCATCCATGGCCTGACGCCAAAAAGACCATAATGACGTACGAAGACCGTGTACGCTGTGCTCTTAAGACTCGTCACTCGAGCAGAACCAAGGAAATCATGCAATCCTCAGGATTCTTAAAACTTCTCATGAGCTTTGTCTTCCTGATTCTTCTGGCTTTCGTACTTTCAGTCCTCTTCTGA